A region from the Rhodohalobacter sp. SW132 genome encodes:
- a CDS encoding glyoxalase/bleomycin resistance/extradiol dioxygenase family protein yields the protein DHNNQTPDYYQTVMPYLIVKDVNEFLDFTQKVFGADVKMKHTDDDGRIVHTEITIGDSTLMAGESNQDWSSQPGGLYVNVDSADEIFKKALNAGAETVLELSDKEYGRTGGVKDSNGNTWWITSHR from the coding sequence GATCACAATAATCAAACTCCCGATTACTACCAAACCGTAATGCCCTATCTCATCGTAAAGGATGTAAATGAGTTCCTGGATTTCACACAAAAGGTGTTTGGGGCTGACGTTAAGATGAAACACACTGATGATGACGGACGCATTGTCCACACCGAAATTACGATTGGTGATAGCACACTGATGGCGGGTGAAAGCAATCAAGACTGGAGTTCTCAGCCTGGTGGATTGTATGTAAATGTAGACTCGGCTGATGAAATTTTTAAAAAAGCTTTGAACGCAGGAGCCGAAACAGTGCTGGAACTTTCCGACAAAGAATACGGACGTACCGGCGGTGTGAAAGACAGTAATGGAAATACCTGGTGGATTACCTCTCACCGATAA
- a CDS encoding cytochrome C codes for MKKPIRYSIYSLAFIPILIVVVIGYVKLVLPDVGPAPEIRVEITDEIVDHGRYLANHVMLCMDCHAVRDFSLFAGPLKPGTKGAGGEVFDRDNLGVPGSFVAPNLTPAALGDWTDGEIFRAITSGVSKDGSALFPIMPYPNYSQLAEEDVHAIIAYLRTLEPVEYERPPSEYDFPVNFLINTMPVKPNLQPKPEKEDVNNYGRYLVNAAACADCHTRIEKGSFVGEMLAGGNEFKLPDGSVVRSANITPHETGIGNWTKEQFVTRFKVYADSTYVPRRVEPGQFQTMMPWLMYADMESEDLEAIYEYLRTIEPADNRITIFSPSD; via the coding sequence ATGAAAAAACCGATCCGCTATTCAATTTATTCTTTGGCTTTTATTCCAATCCTTATTGTAGTTGTTATCGGCTATGTAAAGCTGGTTTTACCCGATGTTGGACCAGCACCGGAAATCCGTGTAGAGATCACCGATGAAATTGTAGATCACGGAAGATACCTGGCAAATCATGTTATGCTCTGTATGGATTGCCATGCGGTTAGAGATTTTAGTCTGTTTGCCGGGCCACTCAAACCGGGCACCAAAGGAGCGGGGGGCGAAGTTTTTGATCGGGATAATTTGGGAGTGCCGGGTAGTTTTGTTGCTCCAAACTTAACCCCTGCAGCGTTGGGCGACTGGACCGATGGTGAGATCTTCAGGGCTATAACTTCCGGTGTGTCAAAAGATGGATCTGCACTTTTTCCAATTATGCCATATCCAAACTACTCCCAGCTGGCCGAAGAAGATGTCCACGCTATCATTGCCTACCTTCGAACTCTTGAGCCGGTTGAATATGAACGCCCCCCTTCAGAATATGATTTCCCGGTGAATTTCCTGATAAATACCATGCCGGTGAAACCCAACTTACAGCCAAAACCGGAAAAAGAGGATGTTAATAATTATGGCAGATACCTTGTTAATGCCGCTGCCTGTGCGGACTGCCACACACGGATTGAAAAGGGTTCGTTTGTAGGTGAAATGCTTGCCGGAGGTAATGAATTTAAGCTGCCGGATGGTTCGGTCGTACGCTCAGCGAATATAACACCACATGAAACGGGAATCGGGAACTGGACCAAAGAACAGTTTGTCACGCGGTTTAAAGTGTATGCCGACAGCACATACGTTCCACGCAGAGTTGAACCCGGGCAGTTTCAGACCATGATGCCCTGGCTGATGTATGCGGATATGGAGAGCGAAGATCTGGAGGCGATCTATGAATATTTAAGAACGATAGAGCCGGCAGATAACAGGATAACCATTTTTAGCCCTTCGGATTAA
- a CDS encoding ECF-type sigma factor gives MNPETHTPTRLIQEFSAGDSTALNQLFELIYEELHSVARRQRNRWNGMNTLNTVALIHETYLKLWKHQPDQIENRRHFLAIASKAMRQVLINYAEKKAAQKRGGNAVPVSASEIELIADDQAAIELLEINEILNQLERENERQAKVFECRFFGGMTVEETAFAVDISPATVKRDWQAACNWIYNETM, from the coding sequence TTGAACCCTGAAACCCATACTCCAACCAGGCTTATACAAGAATTTTCTGCCGGCGATAGTACCGCCCTGAATCAGCTTTTTGAGCTGATCTACGAAGAGCTTCATAGTGTAGCCCGCAGGCAGCGAAACCGGTGGAACGGTATGAATACCCTGAACACCGTTGCCCTGATCCATGAAACATATTTGAAACTCTGGAAACATCAGCCTGACCAGATTGAAAACCGTCGTCACTTTTTGGCAATCGCTTCAAAAGCGATGCGCCAGGTTCTGATCAATTATGCTGAAAAAAAGGCTGCCCAGAAAAGAGGCGGGAACGCTGTTCCGGTTTCTGCAAGTGAGATTGAACTGATAGCAGATGATCAGGCAGCAATTGAACTTCTTGAGATAAATGAAATCCTGAACCAGCTTGAAAGAGAAAATGAACGCCAGGCGAAAGTTTTTGAGTGCCGGTTCTTTGGAGGAATGACGGTTGAAGAGACCGCATTTGCAGTAGACATCTCTCCTGCTACGGTAAAACGAGACTGGCAGGCGGCCTGTAACTGGATCTATAACGAAACAATGTAG